Proteins encoded by one window of Pseudonocardia alni:
- a CDS encoding class I SAM-dependent methyltransferase produces MRSEPAAARGGDDSHGNEPSGWPEFLRAWLRNPAQVGAVWPSSPRLSAKLARIAPGHGAPVVVELGPGTGAVTAQVARRLSPEGRHLAVELDPRMADYLRSRHPGVEVVNGDARKLGALLAERDITSVDAVISGLPWSLFDRTMQQEILDQVVGAVGETGAFATFAYSHTLPMPSARRFKAALHDTFDEVVMTRTVWRNLPPAFCFLCRRPRR; encoded by the coding sequence GTGCGATCCGAGCCCGCTGCGGCCCGCGGGGGCGACGACAGTCACGGCAACGAGCCCAGCGGGTGGCCGGAGTTCCTCCGGGCCTGGCTGCGCAACCCGGCCCAGGTGGGTGCGGTATGGCCGAGCTCGCCGCGGCTGTCGGCGAAGCTGGCCCGTATCGCGCCGGGTCACGGCGCGCCGGTCGTCGTGGAGCTGGGGCCGGGTACCGGGGCGGTGACCGCGCAGGTCGCGCGCCGGCTGTCCCCGGAGGGGCGGCACCTGGCCGTCGAGCTGGACCCGCGGATGGCGGACTACCTGCGCAGCCGGCACCCGGGCGTCGAGGTCGTGAACGGCGACGCCCGCAAGCTGGGGGCGCTGCTCGCCGAGCGCGACATCACCTCGGTCGACGCGGTGATCTCCGGGCTGCCCTGGTCGCTGTTCGACCGGACGATGCAGCAGGAGATCCTCGACCAGGTCGTCGGGGCGGTGGGGGAGACCGGTGCGTTCGCGACGTTCGCCTACTCCCACACCCTGCCGATGCCCTCGGCGCGGCGGTTCAAGGCGGCCCTGCACGACACGTTCGACGAGGTCGTGATGACCCGAACGGTGTGGCGCAACCTGCCGCCCGCGTTCTGCTTCCTCTGCCGTCGTCCCCGTCGGTGA
- the rbfA gene encoding 30S ribosome-binding factor RbfA translates to MVDQARARKLAKRISQIVAEALEHEVKDPRLAMVTITDTRVTGDLREATVFYTVMGASLEEEPDTAGAAAALQSASGVLRSRVGQQTGVRHTPSLAFVLDAVPDTARRMEELLARTRASDEEVARLAATASPAGDADPYKAPRETDAE, encoded by the coding sequence ATGGTCGACCAGGCCCGCGCGCGCAAGCTCGCGAAGCGGATCTCGCAGATCGTCGCGGAGGCCCTCGAGCACGAGGTGAAGGATCCGCGGCTGGCGATGGTGACGATCACCGACACCCGTGTCACCGGCGACCTGCGCGAGGCGACCGTGTTCTACACGGTCATGGGTGCCTCGCTGGAGGAGGAGCCGGACACCGCGGGGGCAGCCGCCGCGCTGCAGAGCGCGAGCGGGGTGCTCCGCAGCCGGGTGGGACAGCAGACCGGGGTGCGGCACACGCCGAGCCTCGCGTTCGTGCTGGACGCGGTGCCGGACACGGCCCGCCGGATGGAGGAGCTGCTGGCCCGCACCCGCGCCTCCGACGAGGAGGTGGCCCGGCTGGCGGCCACGGCGTCGCCGGCGGGGGACGCGGACCCGTACAAGGCCCCGCGGGAGACCGACGCCGAGTGA
- a CDS encoding DHH family phosphoesterase: MTGGAHETVPGPGPVDPAGAAAVLRRARDVLVVGHVRPDADAAGSALALATALHRAGIPVTVSFGGPDPVPAGLVDTLDPAGLVVASVDAPRAPDLLVCCDISSSPRLGDLEPVLDTSGSSLAVDHHASFVAFADRYLVDPGAPATVTLVRAVLAELGVPLDAVLARSLFAGLYTDTGGFRRGGADALRLGAELVDAGVEPAPLLRDIGGPVPFAWLAAQATVLAGAHREEDVAAGADLVWAAVDVATATRFRDRTVALVGPLQAAAGGGVAALLTETAPGEWSVSLRGNGSPDLSRVATTLGGGGHTGAAGFERSGTRDELLELLRAELAR; the protein is encoded by the coding sequence GTGACCGGCGGCGCGCACGAGACCGTCCCGGGTCCCGGTCCGGTCGACCCGGCCGGGGCAGCGGCAGTGCTGCGCCGGGCCCGTGACGTGCTCGTGGTCGGGCACGTCCGGCCCGACGCGGACGCCGCGGGCAGCGCCCTGGCCCTGGCCACGGCGCTGCACCGCGCGGGGATCCCGGTCACCGTGTCGTTCGGCGGGCCGGACCCGGTGCCCGCCGGGCTGGTCGACACCCTCGACCCCGCCGGGCTGGTCGTCGCCTCGGTGGACGCGCCGCGCGCGCCGGACCTGCTGGTCTGTTGCGACATCTCGTCGTCCCCCCGGCTGGGGGACCTGGAGCCGGTGCTGGACACGTCCGGGTCGTCGCTGGCGGTGGACCACCACGCGTCGTTCGTGGCGTTCGCGGACCGGTACCTCGTCGACCCGGGCGCCCCGGCGACGGTGACTCTCGTCCGGGCGGTGCTCGCCGAGCTGGGCGTCCCGCTGGACGCGGTCCTCGCCCGGTCCCTGTTCGCGGGGCTCTACACCGACACCGGCGGTTTCCGGCGTGGTGGTGCGGATGCGCTCCGGCTGGGCGCCGAGCTCGTCGACGCCGGTGTCGAGCCCGCTCCGCTGCTGCGGGACATCGGCGGTCCGGTGCCGTTCGCCTGGCTCGCCGCGCAGGCCACGGTGCTGGCCGGGGCCCACCGGGAGGAGGACGTCGCGGCGGGGGCGGACCTGGTGTGGGCCGCCGTCGACGTGGCGACCGCGACCCGGTTCCGTGACCGCACGGTCGCCCTGGTCGGGCCGCTGCAGGCCGCGGCCGGGGGCGGGGTGGCGGCGCTGCTGACCGAGACGGCACCGGGGGAGTGGTCGGTGTCGCTGCGCGGCAACGGGTCCCCGGACCTGTCCCGGGTGGCGACGACGCTCGGCGGCGGCGGGCACACCGGTGCCGCCGGGTTCGAGCGCTCCGGTACCCGCGACGAGCTCCTGGAGCTGCTCCGGGCGGAGCTGGCCCGCTGA
- the infB gene encoding translation initiation factor IF-2: MAGKARVHELAKELGISSKQVLSKLQDLGEYVKSPSSTVEAPVARKLRDAMASGGGAAGGQRRGSGAPGGGRPRAGGSGAPSPSRPTPGPAPKPGPRPGPPAPAAPTPGAPSPAQPAARTDVPKPGPAAPKPGPQAPAAPAVETPAAAAEAPAAPRPGSAAPKPGPAAPKPGPAAPKPAPAPRPGQGQGQGGQGGGAPRPAGQPGERGARPGPRQPRVGNNPFGVGQGSPKPGPRPGPPQPQQGGGGQQGGGRPEAPAARSGEAPPRPPRPGGAPGSGGPRPNPGNMPPRPNPGMMPARPAAGRPGAGAGGRGGPGGGRGGPGGGRGGPGGGRPGGGGGGFRPGGGGPGGPPPAGGFRGRPGGGGRPGGRGGAAGAFGRPGGPARRGRKSKRQKRQEYDAMAAPSVGGVRLPKGNGETVRLPRGASLTDFAEKINANPASLVQVLFHLGEMVTATASVSDEILELLGQEMNYRVQVVSPEEEDRALLESFDIEFGDPGDEDALEARPPVVTVMGHVDHGKTRLLDTVRKANVREGEAGGITQHIGAYQVAAELEGEERLITFIDTPGHEAFTAMRARGAKSTDIAVIVVAADDGVMPQTVESINHAQAAGLPIVVAVNKIDVEGANPQKIRQQLTEYNLVAEEYGGDTMFVDISAKQGTNIEALLEAILLTADAALDLRANPEMEAQGVTIEGHLDRGRGPVATVLVQRGTLRVGDSVVAGDASGRVRRMVDEHGQDVTEALPSRPVQVIGLTSVPGAGDTFLVVDEDRVARQIADRRRARERNAELASRRKRVSLEDLDAALKETNTLNLIIKGDNSGTVEALEEALMKLDVGEEVELRVIHRGVGGITEGDINLAIADNVIVMGFNVRAEGKATELANREGVEIRYYSVIYQAIDEIEAALKGMLKPEYEEVELGRAEVREVFKSSKFGTIAGCLVMSGEIRRNARARLLRDSKVIHENLPISSLRRFKDDVVEVREGFECGLTLGTYGDIKVDDVIETFEMREKPRD, translated from the coding sequence GTGGCAGGCAAGGCCCGCGTGCACGAGCTCGCGAAAGAGCTCGGAATCAGCAGTAAGCAGGTCCTCAGCAAGCTGCAGGACCTGGGGGAGTACGTGAAGTCCCCCTCCTCCACCGTGGAGGCCCCGGTCGCGCGCAAGCTGCGCGACGCGATGGCCTCCGGTGGGGGCGCCGCCGGCGGTCAGCGCCGCGGTTCCGGTGCGCCCGGTGGCGGTCGTCCGCGCGCCGGTGGCTCCGGCGCCCCGTCGCCGTCGCGCCCGACCCCGGGTCCGGCCCCCAAGCCCGGCCCGCGTCCGGGTCCGCCGGCCCCCGCGGCACCCACCCCGGGTGCCCCGTCGCCGGCGCAGCCCGCGGCGCGCACCGACGTCCCGAAGCCGGGACCGGCCGCGCCCAAGCCCGGCCCGCAGGCCCCGGCGGCTCCGGCCGTCGAGACCCCCGCCGCGGCCGCCGAGGCCCCGGCCGCGCCGCGGCCCGGTTCCGCCGCGCCGAAGCCCGGTCCGGCGGCCCCGAAGCCGGGTCCGGCCGCGCCGAAGCCCGCCCCCGCGCCCCGTCCGGGCCAGGGACAGGGACAGGGTGGCCAGGGCGGCGGCGCCCCGCGTCCCGCCGGCCAGCCCGGCGAGCGTGGCGCCCGTCCGGGCCCGCGCCAGCCGCGCGTCGGCAACAACCCGTTCGGCGTCGGCCAGGGTTCGCCCAAGCCGGGCCCGCGTCCCGGCCCGCCGCAGCCCCAGCAGGGCGGTGGCGGCCAGCAGGGCGGCGGCCGTCCCGAGGCTCCGGCCGCGCGTTCCGGTGAGGCCCCGCCGCGTCCGCCCCGTCCGGGCGGCGCTCCGGGTTCGGGCGGTCCCCGTCCGAACCCGGGCAACATGCCTCCGCGGCCGAACCCGGGCATGATGCCCGCGCGTCCGGCTGCCGGGCGTCCCGGCGCCGGTGCCGGTGGCCGTGGTGGCCCCGGCGGCGGTCGTGGTGGCCCCGGCGGTGGCCGTGGTGGCCCCGGTGGCGGTCGTCCCGGTGGCGGTGGCGGCGGTTTCCGTCCCGGTGGCGGCGGTCCCGGTGGTCCGCCCCCGGCCGGTGGATTCCGTGGTCGTCCCGGTGGCGGCGGTCGTCCCGGTGGCCGCGGCGGTGCCGCGGGTGCCTTCGGCCGTCCCGGCGGACCGGCCCGCAGGGGTCGCAAGTCGAAGCGGCAGAAGCGCCAGGAGTACGACGCCATGGCTGCTCCCTCGGTGGGCGGCGTCCGCCTGCCGAAGGGCAACGGCGAGACCGTCCGGCTGCCGCGTGGCGCGTCGCTGACCGACTTCGCCGAGAAGATCAACGCCAACCCGGCCTCGCTGGTGCAGGTGTTGTTCCACCTCGGTGAGATGGTCACGGCCACCGCGTCGGTCTCGGACGAGATCCTGGAGCTGCTCGGCCAGGAGATGAACTACCGCGTGCAGGTCGTCTCCCCCGAGGAGGAGGACCGTGCGCTGCTGGAGTCGTTCGACATCGAGTTCGGTGACCCGGGCGACGAGGACGCGCTCGAGGCGCGTCCGCCGGTCGTGACCGTCATGGGTCACGTCGACCACGGTAAGACGCGACTGCTGGACACGGTCCGCAAGGCGAACGTCCGCGAGGGCGAGGCCGGTGGCATCACCCAGCACATCGGCGCCTACCAGGTCGCGGCCGAGCTCGAGGGCGAGGAGCGGCTCATCACGTTCATCGACACCCCGGGTCACGAGGCGTTCACCGCCATGCGTGCCCGTGGTGCCAAGTCCACCGACATCGCGGTCATCGTGGTGGCGGCGGACGACGGTGTGATGCCGCAGACCGTCGAGTCGATCAACCACGCCCAGGCGGCCGGTCTGCCGATCGTCGTGGCGGTCAACAAGATCGACGTCGAGGGTGCGAACCCGCAGAAGATCCGTCAGCAGCTCACCGAGTACAACCTGGTGGCCGAGGAGTACGGCGGCGACACCATGTTCGTCGACATCTCCGCGAAGCAGGGCACGAACATCGAGGCCCTGCTCGAGGCGATCCTGCTGACCGCCGACGCGGCCCTCGACCTGCGGGCCAACCCCGAGATGGAGGCGCAGGGCGTCACCATCGAGGGTCACCTCGACCGCGGTCGCGGCCCGGTGGCCACGGTGCTGGTCCAGCGCGGCACGCTCCGGGTCGGCGACTCGGTCGTGGCCGGCGACGCCTCCGGGCGCGTCCGGCGCATGGTCGACGAGCACGGCCAGGACGTCACCGAGGCGCTCCCGTCGCGTCCGGTGCAGGTCATCGGTCTGACGTCGGTGCCGGGTGCGGGCGACACGTTCCTCGTCGTCGACGAGGACCGGGTCGCGCGCCAGATCGCCGACCGGCGGCGTGCCCGCGAGCGGAACGCCGAGCTGGCGAGCCGTCGCAAGCGCGTCAGCCTGGAGGACCTGGACGCCGCGCTGAAGGAGACCAACACCCTCAACCTGATCATCAAGGGTGACAACTCGGGCACCGTCGAGGCGCTCGAGGAAGCCCTGATGAAGCTGGACGTGGGTGAGGAGGTCGAGCTGCGGGTCATCCACCGCGGCGTCGGCGGTATCACCGAGGGCGACATCAACCTCGCCATCGCGGACAACGTCATCGTCATGGGCTTCAACGTCCGTGCCGAGGGCAAGGCCACGGAGCTGGCCAACCGCGAGGGCGTCGAGATCCGCTACTACTCGGTGATCTACCAGGCGATCGACGAGATCGAGGCGGCCCTCAAGGGCATGCTCAAGCCGGAGTACGAGGAGGTCGAGCTGGGCCGCGCGGAGGTCCGCGAGGTCTTCAAGTCCTCGAAGTTCGGCACGATCGCCGGTTGCCTGGTGATGAGTGGGGAGATCCGCCGGAACGCCCGGGCGCGCCTGCTGCGCGACTCGAAGGTGATCCACGAGAACCTCCCGATCTCCTCGCTGCGCCGGTTCAAGGACGACGTGGTCGAGGTCCGCGAGGGCTTCGAGTGCGGTCTGACGCTCGGTACCTACGGCGACATCAAGGTCGACGACGTCATCGAGACGTTCGAGATGCGGGAGAAGCCGCGCGACTAG
- a CDS encoding YlxR family protein codes for MPEDRSALHSSPARGRGPSPTHTRSVPIRTCVGCRTRERADVLLRVVVENGRCIPDPRRRLPGRGAWLHLSTGCLDRAERRSAFARALRVRSAPDVTAVKRWLQESRDPLGPGNLSDPSSEESKVDQS; via the coding sequence ATGCCCGAGGACCGCTCTGCGCTACACTCGTCACCGGCCCGCGGTCGCGGACCGTCGCCCACGCACACCCGGTCGGTTCCGATCCGGACCTGTGTGGGGTGCCGGACCCGGGAACGGGCCGACGTACTGTTGCGGGTGGTCGTGGAGAACGGACGTTGCATTCCGGATCCGCGCCGCCGTCTCCCCGGACGGGGTGCCTGGTTGCACCTCTCGACGGGGTGCCTGGACAGGGCCGAGCGACGCTCGGCGTTCGCCCGGGCGTTACGCGTCCGCTCGGCACCGGACGTCACCGCCGTCAAGCGGTGGCTGCAGGAGTCGCGCGACCCGCTGGGGCCCGGGAACCTCTCGGACCCGTCATCGGAAGAAAGCAAGGTCGACCAGTCATGA
- a CDS encoding DUF503 domain-containing protein produces MYVGSLECDVLLGDVRSLKQKRSAVRPLLAELRRFEVAAAEAGHLDLHRRALIGVSCVAADAGHVRALLERCERLVAARPELELLSARTRLFGPDDD; encoded by the coding sequence GTGTACGTCGGCTCCCTGGAGTGTGACGTGCTGCTCGGCGACGTCCGGTCGCTGAAGCAGAAGCGCTCGGCGGTGCGTCCGCTGCTGGCCGAGCTGCGCCGGTTCGAGGTGGCGGCGGCCGAGGCGGGACATCTGGACCTGCACCGGCGTGCGCTGATCGGTGTGAGCTGTGTCGCCGCCGACGCGGGGCACGTCCGTGCCCTGCTGGAGCGGTGCGAGCGGCTGGTGGCCGCCCGCCCCGAGCTGGAGCTGTTGTCGGCCCGGACCCGGCTGTTCGGCCCCGACGACGACTGA